The following is a genomic window from Nitrosomonas communis.
CCTTATTATTAGTAATTTTATTTATGTTTGATTCCAGGTGATGACACAGCACATCACGCCTAACTGGTGGAACTGGCAAATTAATTAGCAATATGTTTCCTGTCAAGAACGTATTCATAATATGGTTATTCTCAGCTTTTCAATAAAATAGTTAAATAGAAACTTTTAAAGGTAGAAAGGAGTGGAATTTAAGTTGTTTAATGGAGGTAGCATCATGAAGAGAATATCTTTTTTGTTGTCCGGGCTGATGTTTATGATTTTGTCTGCCTGCGCACAAATGAATCCTGTAGGAAGTGTTCAAAATAACGAAATCCATAATACTCACCGTCTTACCATAGACCATAGCAATCACGAGTCTTTAGCAAAATATCATGAAAATATAGCTAAAGAGATGCAAACGAAATTAGAAAAGCAAAAGAAACTACTTCAGGAATATGAAGATCATAGCCAATACTATGGCAGGAAGGGGTTAGATCTCAGATCTCATGCCAAGGCTAACATACGCTATTATGAGCAATCAGTAAAAGAAAACCTAAAAGAAGCCGCCACTCATAGCAAAACGGCAAAAGAGCAAAAAGCGTTCAATTATACTGACGCAGAGAGAAACACAATTCCGATTCAATTAAAAGAGGGAGTATCATCCCCCCTTAAAGCTAAATCTCCTGAAAAATCTGAAGAATCATTATAGAAATTAGAAATTGAGCAAGCTGTGTAATCAACAGATGAGCAACGTCCGTAGCTTGCTTCATAGTTTTTTATTTTATTTCCAAATCAAACATGAGATGAAGGCGAACCGCAGACAGTATAAATAATACAACAAGGTGAAGCAGACAAAGCCAGATAAGATTTACATTAAAGAAAGCCTCGTTAAAAAGGCAACAAAAAATCAAGTGAAAATAAAATTTGATCCTTATTGCCAGCAAACGGTCTATAAGCAGGCGCTTTATAAGCATCAACCCTATCATAGCGTATATTAGGGCGGATATTGAGTTTTCTTAATGCGTCCCATTTAAGTTTTAGCGCCTTAGCTGCTTTCCAGTTCATTCCAATAGTAACTGCATAATAATCGGCAGGCGTGACCGTTACACTGTTAATATCGCCAGCAAAACTGGCTACTCTTCCATCAACAATATTGGTGGCAGCCGCTACTCGGAAAGGTGATGGATTACGAAAACCATCAGCATCACGATACCATTCGCCACGAATACCTACTGATAAATTATCAGTTAAATCATAGTACAGATGCATGATAAAGCTATACCATTCTGCATCTTTAACGACATTGGTATATTTCAAATTATTCAGCAAGACCCCGCCAGCATGCCCATATACATGATGGAGAACAAGCAGTGTTTTAGGAGTAATTTTATGCTGCAACACAATGTTATAAAAGCCCCATAGCTCGCTGCTGTGCGTGGAAGTTTCACTATAAGTACCAGAAAGATGAAATGTCGTAGCGTGATTGTCGCTGGTCCAGGTAAAACCACCAATCCCTCCCCAGTTACCTAATTCTTTATCCCACCCACCATCCCATCCACCCATCGCGCTGCCAGTAATCCCGCCTCCCATGATTAACCAATTCTCATTAAGATTATAGTTAACCAGAAAACCTGTGTGGGTAAAAGGTTCCCCGATATTCAAAGTATAAGCACGTGAATAAAAAAAGTTATTGGGTGCTGGAACTGTTTCAAAGCCTGTTGGAGTATAGAAGTGGCCTAGCTTGATATTGATCCCATTTCCAATGGGTGCATAAGTCTCCAGGTAGGCCTGTGGAAGTGCAATCCCGTAGGTACGTGTAGAAGAACAGCACAAATCCAGATCCCAATTACTTCTACTTAATGGTTCGCCGGTATTGACATCAAATGGCGGCACACCAAAAGCCTGAGTGAAAATGGCGTCTGTACCAAACAGGAAGTCGAAGCGCCCGCCAACATCCCATGACTCTCCCGTGGACACCACAGGACGCTGCATAAACACATTAAATTGATTGAGCTGAAACTTGTTGGCTTGATCATTAAAAACAACAGGACCATTATATCCATCAATTTGACTGGGGTTAAAAGTTGCCCCCGCATTAAGCCAGCCACCAAATTCTATCCTCTTTTCTTTAATAAAGTTGATTAAATTATTAGCCCGAAGGTTATCACAGTGCAAGACGATAAATGGCATACTAACTGTCAAGACACATAACAGCCATTTTAGATATTTCAGTATGTATTCCAACTTAGCAACTACTCCGCAAAATCAAGAATAAAAAGCTCTGTCACTTTTAAAAATTGAGAGTTGCTCACTCTATTACTGCAAGGGGAAGCAACTCATTGGGGCAGGATATTATTGAAATAATTATTAACTGTAGTCACTCATATAAAGATACATACCTATAGTATTTTATGCGGTATTCTCTGTTTCACTTTCTTTTCAACCAATGCCGACTAATGAAAAAAGCTAAGCAATCCACAAGAAATCAATCCCAATACTATACTTAGCTTTATTCTGAGAAAAATTCACGCGCTTTTTCCATCCATGATTTTGCCCGTGGGCTATGACGGGAATCATCTTTCTGACTAATATCCTCAAGTTCCTGTAATAATTCTTTCTGACGTGATGTTAGATTGACAGGTGTTTCTACTACGACATGACATAGGAGATCACCAGCAGCATGACTACGAACCCCTTTTATTCCTTTGCCCCGCAAGCGAAAAATTTTGCCTGTTTGCGTTTCTGGAGAAATCTTGATCCTTGCATGACCATCCAGTGTTGGCACCTCAATTTCTCCTCCCAATGCTGCAGCAGTAAAACTGATAGGTATCTCACAATGTAAATCATTGCCATCACGCTGGAACACAGGGTGGCTTGACAAATGAACCACCACATACAAATCCCCTGGCGGGCCGCCATTGATCCCTGCTTCACCCTCGCCAGTGATGCGAATACGATCACCTGTATCCACACCTTCCGGAATTTTAATATTCAAGGTTTTATGCTGCTTGACTCGACCTGCACCATGACACGATGAACATGGCGTACTAATTATTTTACCACTGCCATGGCATTTGGGGCATGTTTGCTGAATAGAGAAAAAACCTTGTTGCATTCTGACCTGGCCATGTCCATCACAAGTCGTACAGGTTTTGGGAGTAGTTCCAGGCTTGGCACCGTCACCGTGACATGTATCGCAAACCACCATAGTTGGAATGCGAATTTTAGTTTCAGCACCGCGAGCAGCTTGCTCCAAGGTGATCTCCAAGTTATAGCGTAAATCAGCACCGCGCTGAATATTAGAGCGCCCACCACCACCACCACCACCACCACCTCGCATACCAAAGATATCAGTAAAAATATCACTGAACACATCACTAAATCCATGCGCTCCGGCTCCTGCCGCACTCGCTTCTACCCCTGCATGACCGTATTGGTCATATGCCGCCCGCTTACTGGGATCAGACAGTATCTCATAGGCTTCTTTAGCTTCTTTAAAACGCTCCTCAGCCTTGGCATCACCGGCATTTCGGTCTGGATGATATTTCATTGCCAGCTTACGATAAGATTTTTTTATTTCATTTTCGTCAGCATCTCT
Proteins encoded in this region:
- the dnaJ gene encoding molecular chaperone DnaJ; the encoded protein is MSKRDYYDVLGVSRDADENEIKKSYRKLAMKYHPDRNAGDAKAEERFKEAKEAYEILSDPSKRAAYDQYGHAGVEASAAGAGAHGFSDVFSDIFTDIFGMRGGGGGGGGGRSNIQRGADLRYNLEITLEQAARGAETKIRIPTMVVCDTCHGDGAKPGTTPKTCTTCDGHGQVRMQQGFFSIQQTCPKCHGSGKIISTPCSSCHGAGRVKQHKTLNIKIPEGVDTGDRIRITGEGEAGINGGPPGDLYVVVHLSSHPVFQRDGNDLHCEIPISFTAAALGGEIEVPTLDGHARIKISPETQTGKIFRLRGKGIKGVRSHAAGDLLCHVVVETPVNLTSRQKELLQELEDISQKDDSRHSPRAKSWMEKAREFFSE
- a CDS encoding porin, which gives rise to MPFIVLHCDNLRANNLINFIKEKRIEFGGWLNAGATFNPSQIDGYNGPVVFNDQANKFQLNQFNVFMQRPVVSTGESWDVGGRFDFLFGTDAIFTQAFGVPPFDVNTGEPLSRSNWDLDLCCSSTRTYGIALPQAYLETYAPIGNGINIKLGHFYTPTGFETVPAPNNFFYSRAYTLNIGEPFTHTGFLVNYNLNENWLIMGGGITGSAMGGWDGGWDKELGNWGGIGGFTWTSDNHATTFHLSGTYSETSTHSSELWGFYNIVLQHKITPKTLLVLHHVYGHAGGVLLNNLKYTNVVKDAEWYSFIMHLYYDLTDNLSVGIRGEWYRDADGFRNPSPFRVAAATNIVDGRVASFAGDINSVTVTPADYYAVTIGMNWKAAKALKLKWDALRKLNIRPNIRYDRVDAYKAPAYRPFAGNKDQILFSLDFLLPF